Proteins encoded by one window of Natronomonas salsuginis:
- a CDS encoding substrate-binding protein: MAENDTQSRRDVLKTAGAAGAAGIAGLAGCLEGEGNGNGNGGNGNGNGNGGGNGGGNGGGDDYPSLGNYPIEGDTAVLGFNVPQTGPYQEEGADELRAYELAANHLNNGGGWVDLWDDLSGDGVNGYEIDYVTGDTATDADTARESGERMIQRDNVIMFSGGSSSATAIAQQELAQQENVMFMCCLTHSNDTTGGDCVRYSFREMFNAYMTGQALAPIVTEEYGEDLEFYQLYADYTWGQTQQASMRQFFEDAGWSEVDSVPTPLGTSDYSTFLSEAVDSGADVLFLNHYGLDGSNSVSQAIDQGVNEEMEIVVPLYNVPMAAGASGSIEGIFGTDDWDANLDNEPTQAFVEAFRDEYGSTPSSPARIAYSATMLYAAAVERAGTFYPPEVIRELEDYEWDNGGIGEEIMRECDHQSMRDILVVRGLPESEQEPDNGRYWEVVEQSAYPEDVGYECDSGPAAECELPGYGDE; encoded by the coding sequence ATGGCGGAGAATGACACACAATCGCGACGCGACGTGCTGAAGACAGCCGGCGCCGCCGGAGCGGCCGGTATCGCGGGCCTCGCTGGCTGTCTGGAAGGCGAGGGGAACGGCAACGGAAACGGCGGCAACGGGAACGGCAACGGGAACGGCGGCGGAAACGGCGGTGGCAACGGTGGTGGCGACGACTACCCGTCGCTCGGGAACTACCCAATCGAGGGCGACACCGCCGTGCTCGGTTTCAACGTTCCCCAGACCGGCCCCTACCAGGAGGAGGGTGCCGACGAACTCCGCGCGTACGAACTCGCCGCGAACCACCTCAACAACGGCGGCGGCTGGGTCGACCTGTGGGACGACCTCTCCGGCGACGGGGTCAACGGCTACGAGATCGACTACGTGACCGGTGACACGGCGACCGACGCCGACACCGCCCGCGAGTCCGGCGAACGGATGATCCAGCGGGACAACGTCATCATGTTCAGCGGCGGCTCCTCGAGTGCGACCGCGATCGCCCAGCAGGAACTCGCTCAACAGGAGAACGTCATGTTCATGTGCTGTCTGACGCACTCGAACGACACAACCGGCGGGGACTGCGTCCGCTACAGTTTCCGGGAGATGTTCAACGCGTACATGACCGGACAGGCGCTCGCCCCGATCGTGACCGAAGAGTACGGCGAGGACCTCGAGTTCTACCAGCTGTACGCCGACTACACCTGGGGGCAGACCCAGCAGGCGTCGATGCGTCAGTTCTTCGAGGATGCGGGCTGGAGCGAGGTCGACTCCGTCCCCACGCCGCTGGGAACGAGCGACTACTCGACGTTCCTCTCGGAGGCCGTCGACTCCGGTGCGGACGTGCTCTTCTTGAACCACTACGGACTGGACGGCTCGAACTCGGTCTCCCAAGCCATCGATCAGGGTGTCAACGAGGAGATGGAGATCGTCGTCCCGCTGTACAACGTTCCGATGGCAGCCGGTGCCAGCGGCTCCATCGAGGGCATCTTCGGGACGGACGACTGGGACGCGAATCTCGATAACGAGCCCACACAGGCGTTCGTGGAGGCGTTCCGTGATGAGTACGGGTCCACCCCGAGCTCCCCCGCGCGCATCGCGTACTCGGCGACGATGCTGTACGCCGCGGCCGTCGAGCGCGCCGGGACGTTCTACCCGCCCGAAGTCATCCGCGAACTCGAGGACTACGAGTGGGACAACGGCGGTATCGGCGAGGAGATCATGCGGGAGTGCGACCACCAGTCGATGCGCGACATCCTGGTCGTCCGCGGTCTCCCCGAATCCGAACAGGAACCGGACAACGGCCGGTACTGGGAGGTCGTCGAGCAGTCCGCCTACCCCGAAGACGTCGGGTACGAGTGCGACAGCGGCCCCGCTGCGGAGTGTGAACTCCCCGGATACGGCGACGAGTAA
- a CDS encoding branched-chain amino acid ABC transporter permease — protein sequence MSVVGNVIGFLIQTLAVSSIYILVAIGLSITLGTLKFVNFAHAALYLAGVYIGLMIAFELPFSGDIARSLGLQSFGVELGFLAALILVPIVAFALGLLMERFVARSFYDRPDTDQILVTFGILLIVQELARAFVGGRSITFSRPGWATGAADLGPLGTYSSWRLAIIGITAILVGSVFLYIKYTDVGLAVRAGTEDTEMLNLLGVRSTRPFLVIFGVGSGLAGAAGVVGGPVFSVVPEIGVEVLVPAFLVVVVGGVGSIAGSVVGGLLIGAVEVGLQMNAPTWSSVGIYALAAIVLLVRPAGLLGSVEVGE from the coding sequence GTGAGCGTCGTCGGAAACGTCATCGGATTCCTCATCCAGACGCTCGCAGTGTCGTCGATCTACATCCTGGTCGCCATCGGCCTGTCGATCACGCTCGGTACGCTGAAGTTCGTGAACTTCGCCCACGCCGCGCTGTATCTGGCCGGCGTCTACATCGGGCTCATGATCGCGTTTGAGCTCCCCTTCTCCGGGGACATCGCGCGCAGCCTCGGGTTACAGAGCTTCGGGGTCGAGTTGGGCTTTCTGGCCGCGCTCATCCTCGTCCCGATCGTCGCGTTCGCCCTCGGGCTGTTGATGGAGCGGTTCGTCGCCCGGTCGTTCTACGACCGGCCGGACACCGACCAGATTCTGGTGACGTTCGGAATTCTCCTGATCGTCCAGGAGCTCGCCAGGGCGTTCGTCGGCGGCCGGTCGATCACCTTCTCCCGACCGGGCTGGGCGACCGGGGCAGCCGACCTCGGTCCGCTCGGCACGTACTCCAGTTGGCGGTTGGCGATCATCGGGATCACGGCGATCCTTGTGGGTTCGGTGTTCCTCTACATCAAGTACACCGATGTCGGCCTCGCGGTGCGGGCCGGGACCGAGGACACGGAGATGCTCAACCTGCTCGGGGTTCGCTCGACGCGGCCGTTCCTCGTGATCTTCGGAGTCGGTTCGGGGCTCGCGGGCGCCGCGGGCGTCGTCGGCGGACCGGTCTTCAGCGTCGTGCCCGAGATCGGGGTCGAGGTGCTCGTCCCCGCGTTCCTCGTCGTCGTCGTCGGCGGCGTGGGGAGTATCGCCGGCTCGGTCGTCGGCGGCCTCCTGATCGGGGCCGTCGAGGTCGGCCTCCAGATGAACGCCCCCACGTGGTCGTCCGTTGGAATCTACGCGCTTGCGGCGATCGTCCTTCTGGTCCGGCCGGCGGGACTACTCGGCTCGGTGGAGGTAGGTGAATGA
- a CDS encoding branched-chain amino acid ABC transporter permease, producing MSEPTESATPADATDHGLLERWDHVRERESFSLLAAIAFVIVFPLVFTNLPAYSGYMTLVELIYIWAIFAIGFDLLLGYTGLLSFGHAIFWGGSAYAAGFVSANVTGSPLVMVLVGIVVAVLLALFIGFVSLRRGGIYFAILTLSFGQMMYYLALGPLGWLTGGEDGFTGVSVDPLLGVLGFDRAFAGVLGTLLHDIAYAFYAVFFLFAIAIALRIVRSPYGAIFEAISENEQRVNFLGLNVWRYKLAAFTLSGAFAGLAGGLHTVHAQYVAIGSLYWITSGDIVIMTVLGGVGSVFGPVAGVIAFLYVENIVSGEIAYWLLVLGLLFVVVVWLFPQGIWGFVTDIRAAIRPSSDLEDEN from the coding sequence ATGAGCGAACCGACCGAATCCGCGACCCCGGCCGACGCCACCGACCACGGTCTGTTGGAGCGGTGGGACCACGTCCGCGAGCGGGAGTCGTTTTCGCTCCTCGCCGCGATCGCGTTTGTGATCGTCTTCCCGCTCGTGTTCACGAACCTCCCGGCATACAGCGGCTACATGACCCTCGTCGAGCTGATCTACATCTGGGCGATCTTCGCGATCGGCTTCGACCTGCTCTTGGGGTACACCGGATTGCTGTCGTTCGGACACGCGATTTTCTGGGGCGGGAGCGCCTACGCCGCCGGCTTCGTGAGCGCCAACGTCACCGGATCGCCCCTGGTCATGGTGCTCGTCGGGATCGTCGTGGCGGTCCTGCTCGCGCTTTTCATTGGCTTCGTGTCGCTCCGGCGCGGCGGCATCTACTTCGCCATACTGACACTCTCGTTCGGGCAGATGATGTACTACCTCGCGCTGGGTCCGCTCGGCTGGCTCACCGGCGGCGAGGACGGGTTCACTGGCGTGAGCGTCGATCCCCTGCTCGGCGTCTTGGGATTCGACCGCGCGTTCGCCGGCGTGTTGGGGACGCTCCTTCACGACATCGCGTACGCCTTCTATGCGGTCTTTTTCCTGTTCGCCATCGCGATCGCGCTCCGGATCGTCCGGTCGCCGTACGGCGCGATCTTCGAGGCGATAAGCGAGAACGAACAACGCGTCAACTTCCTCGGGCTCAACGTCTGGCGGTACAAGCTCGCGGCGTTCACGCTGTCGGGCGCGTTCGCCGGACTGGCCGGCGGCCTTCATACGGTCCACGCCCAGTACGTCGCGATCGGGTCGCTGTACTGGATCACCAGCGGCGACATCGTGATCATGACCGTGCTCGGCGGCGTCGGGTCCGTGTTCGGCCCGGTTGCCGGGGTGATCGCGTTCCTCTACGTCGAGAATATCGTCTCCGGCGAGATCGCCTACTGGCTCTTGGTGCTCGGGCTGTTGTTCGTGGTCGTCGTCTGGCTGTTCCCGCAGGGCATCTGGGGGTTCGTCACCGACATCAGAGCCGCGATCCGCCCGAGCTCCGACCTGGAGGATGAGAACTGA
- a CDS encoding ABC transporter ATP-binding protein, producing MMLLETRDLTKRFGELTAVDEVDLRIEEGDSLSIIGPNGAGKSTTINLITGLLAPTEGKVLYRGEEITGQKPHQIVQRGLSKSFQTASIFPEMTVERNAIVASLGAEHGSFSLNFLKRLVDYDDVIERAERTMKDMGLYEQRHVEAQSLPYGDKRRLEMALALASNPDLLFLDEPTAGMSPDETDATVDLIERIKEERGVTIVLIEHDMEIIFRVSDRIAVLNRGAKIADGTPDEIRGDPDVQEAYLGGVEL from the coding sequence CTGATGCTTCTGGAAACACGCGACCTCACGAAGCGGTTCGGCGAACTTACGGCCGTCGACGAGGTCGACCTCCGGATCGAGGAGGGCGACTCGTTGAGCATCATTGGCCCGAACGGGGCTGGCAAGTCGACGACGATAAACCTGATCACCGGGCTGTTGGCTCCGACGGAAGGGAAGGTCCTCTACCGCGGCGAGGAAATCACCGGACAAAAGCCCCACCAGATCGTCCAGCGGGGCCTCAGCAAGTCGTTCCAGACGGCCTCGATCTTCCCGGAGATGACGGTCGAGCGGAACGCGATCGTCGCCTCGCTGGGTGCCGAACACGGCTCGTTCAGCTTGAACTTCCTCAAGCGACTCGTCGACTACGACGACGTCATCGAGCGCGCCGAGCGGACGATGAAGGACATGGGGCTCTACGAGCAACGCCACGTCGAGGCGCAGTCGCTGCCGTACGGCGACAAACGGCGGCTGGAGATGGCGCTCGCGTTGGCGAGCAATCCCGACCTGCTCTTTCTCGACGAGCCGACCGCTGGAATGTCACCCGACGAAACCGACGCGACGGTCGACCTCATCGAGCGGATCAAGGAGGAGCGCGGGGTCACGATCGTCCTCATCGAACACGACATGGAGATCATTTTCCGCGTCTCCGATCGGATCGCCGTGCTCAACCGCGGCGCAAAGATCGCCGACGGCACGCCCGACGAGATCCGCGGCGATCCCGACGTTCAGGAGGCGTATCTCGGAGGTGTCGAACTGTGA
- a CDS encoding thioredoxin family protein → MSGDPDVVSGEYTPGERLDVLEDEEVVTVDEDDLVTLTLAFESTRGIYHDSYADVPDDEYHQAVSDVFGIDPEDAADRLDKLGVTREQFIALLALNSHLDGEYPLVERAHMAMMIVDLAPPSPVPDGVTEINDDSYGAFLDDHDRAAVIVWKRFCDPCRNLKEQLDEIVAALPDDVALAGVDGESTPEFCRTFGVEAAPSILLFEGGELLESLRGYQRPETIGSTSSDVYGDG, encoded by the coding sequence ATGAGCGGCGACCCCGACGTCGTTTCGGGCGAGTACACACCCGGAGAACGACTCGACGTCCTCGAAGACGAGGAGGTCGTCACCGTCGACGAGGACGACCTGGTCACGCTCACATTAGCGTTCGAATCTACCCGCGGAATCTATCACGACTCCTACGCCGACGTTCCGGACGACGAATACCATCAGGCGGTTTCGGACGTCTTTGGGATCGATCCCGAGGACGCCGCCGATCGGCTCGACAAACTCGGGGTAACGCGCGAGCAGTTCATCGCGCTGCTCGCGTTGAACTCCCACCTCGACGGCGAGTACCCGCTCGTCGAGCGCGCGCACATGGCGATGATGATCGTCGATCTCGCGCCACCGTCGCCCGTTCCGGACGGCGTCACCGAGATCAACGACGACTCGTACGGGGCGTTCCTCGACGATCACGACCGGGCCGCGGTCATCGTCTGGAAGCGCTTTTGCGATCCCTGTCGGAACCTGAAAGAACAGCTCGACGAAATCGTCGCAGCTCTCCCCGACGACGTCGCGCTCGCGGGCGTCGACGGCGAGTCGACGCCGGAGTTCTGCCGGACGTTCGGCGTCGAGGCGGCACCGTCGATACTGCTCTTCGAGGGCGGGGAACTGCTGGAGTCGCTCCGCGGCTACCAGCGCCCGGAGACGATCGGATCGACGTCCTCGGACGTCTACGGTGACGGGTAG
- a CDS encoding enoyl-CoA hydratase/isomerase family protein produces the protein MTDGDRDESDAVIVDTEGYVGRITLDRPEAMNTFSTELAAELDSALRRLEADADVRAVVVDGAGKAFSAGIDLTEHARFDDEAAYEEWVAGMEEPFVTITEMGTPVIAAAHGHAAANGLGLVAACDLAVAAEGTMFGATAPKVGLFCMGPAVPLMDAVVRKRCLELLLTGELIDADTAHEWGLLNRVAPAGSHVEAAMEYAETIASKSPTAIRRGKQAYYEMEGLGYTDALEYSNEQFAALCTTADADTGIEAFLSGEPLDADEWPNA, from the coding sequence ATGACAGATGGTGACAGAGACGAGTCCGACGCCGTGATCGTCGACACCGAGGGATACGTCGGCCGGATCACGCTCGACCGACCCGAAGCGATGAACACATTCAGTACGGAGCTCGCCGCCGAGCTCGATTCGGCGCTCCGCCGTCTCGAAGCCGACGCTGACGTGCGAGCGGTCGTCGTCGACGGGGCCGGCAAGGCCTTCTCGGCCGGCATCGACCTCACCGAACACGCCCGCTTCGACGACGAAGCGGCCTACGAGGAGTGGGTCGCCGGCATGGAGGAGCCGTTCGTGACCATCACCGAGATGGGAACGCCCGTGATCGCCGCCGCCCACGGCCACGCCGCCGCCAACGGGTTGGGGCTCGTCGCGGCCTGCGACCTCGCCGTCGCCGCCGAGGGGACGATGTTCGGCGCGACCGCACCGAAGGTGGGGCTCTTCTGTATGGGGCCGGCGGTGCCGCTCATGGACGCCGTGGTCAGAAAGCGGTGTCTGGAGCTGCTCTTGACCGGCGAGTTGATCGACGCCGACACCGCCCACGAGTGGGGCCTACTGAACCGCGTCGCGCCGGCCGGCAGCCACGTCGAGGCGGCGATGGAGTACGCCGAGACGATCGCCTCGAAGAGCCCGACCGCGATCCGACGCGGCAAGCAGGCGTACTACGAGATGGAAGGGCTGGGATACACCGACGCGCTCGAGTACTCGAACGAACAGTTCGCCGCGCTGTGTACGACGGCGGACGCCGACACCGGGATCGAGGCATTCTTGAGCGGCGAGCCGCTCGACGCCGACGAGTGGCCGAACGCCTGA